One window of Ziziphus jujuba cultivar Dongzao chromosome 5, ASM3175591v1 genomic DNA carries:
- the LOC107406259 gene encoding putative nucleobase-ascorbate transporter 10 yields MAGGGRDSQKADELQPHPVKEQLPGVQYCVNSPPPWPEAVVLGFQHYLLTLGTTILIPSMIVPQMGGDNLDKAMVIQTFLFVSGLSTLLQSLFGTRLPAVVVGSYSYIIPITSIVVADRYNAVTDAHEKFIHTMRGIQGALIASACFQMVIGFLGLWRNAIRFLSPLSVVPFITFAGLGLYRLGFPTLAKCVEVGLPELIVFVFISQYLPHYIQARVQRCDRYSVLLSVAIVWLYAQLLTSSGVYNHKPINTQLCCRTDRAGLVGAAHWIYIPYPFQWGSPTFNAGDVFAMMAASFVSLFESTGIFFATARYGGATPVPPSVISRGVGWLGVGALLNGMFGCLTGTTASVENAGLLALTRVGSRRVIQISAGFMIFFSVFGKFGAFFACVPLPILAAIYCVLFGYVASAGLSFLQFCNLNSFRTKFILGFSFFLGISVPQYFREYFQIESTSGHVHGSGRWFEDVLTVIFMSHTTVAAIVAMILDSTLTRENDPNGKDSGLHWWKKFSLYGSDVRNDEFYALPCRLNKFFPSL; encoded by the exons ATGGCTGGTGGTGGCCGTGACAGCCAAAAGGCAGATGAACTGCAGCCACACCCTGTGAAAGAGCAACTACCTGGCGTTCAGTATTGTGTTAACAGTCCTCCTCCGTGGC CGGAAGCTGTAGTGTTGGGTTTCCAGCATTATCTTTTAACTTTGGGTACCACCATTTTGATTCCAAGTATGATTGTTCCTCAAATGGGAGGTGATAAT CTTGACAAAGCTATGGTGATACAGACATTCCTTTTTGTTTCTGGATTAAGCACACTCTTGCAGTCTCTATTTGGGACCCGATTACCAGCTGTGGTAGTGGgttcatattcatatataattcCAATAACTTCGATTGTTGTCGCCGATAGATATAATGCAGTCACAGACGCACATGAG AAGTTCATTCACACAATGAGAGGTATACAGGGTGCTCTAATTGCAAGTGCATGCTTCCAAATGGTCATAGGTTTCCTGGGTTTGTGGAGAAATGCTATTAG GTTTCTTAGCCCTCTTTCAGTTGTTCCCTTCATAACATTTGCTGGACTTGGGCTTTATCGCCTTGGTTTCCCCACG cTGGCAAAATGTGTTGAAGTTGGGCTTCCAGAGTTGATCGTCTTCGTTTTCATCTCACAG TACCTTCCTCATTATATACAAGCAAGGGTACAAAGATGTGATAGATATTCAGTGCTGTTGTCGGTTGCAATTGTATGGTTATATGCTCAACTTCTGACATCAAGTGGAGTATACAACCACAAACCTATCAATACTCAACTTTGTTGCCGTACTGATCGTGCTGGACTTGTTGGTGCAGCTCATTG GATATATATTCCATATCCATTTCAATGGGGTAGCCCTACTTTTAATGCAGGGGATGTTTTTGCAATGATGGCTGcttcttttgtttctcttttcgAG TCCACTGGTATATTTTTTGCTACAGCAAGATATGGGGGTGCCACACCTGTACCACCTTCTGTTATTAGTCGTGGTGTTGGCTGGCTG GGTGTAGGGGCATTACTAAATGGCATGTTCGGTTGTCTAACAGGCACAACTGCATCTGT GGAAAATGCTGGTCTATTAGCGTTGACAAGAGTTGGTAGTCGGAGAGTCATCCAAATATCAGCAGGGTTCATGATTTTCTTCTCTGTATTTG GAAAATTTGGAGCTTTTTTTGCTTGTGTACCACTGCCAATCCTGGCTGCCATATACTGTGttttatttggttatgttg CTTCTGCAGGTCTCAGTTTTCTCCAATTCTGTAACTTGAACAGTTTTAGGACAAAATTTATACTtggcttctctttcttcttggGAATTTCAGTACCACAATATTTCAGAGAATATTTTCAAATAGAATCGACATCTGGGCATGTTCATGGTAGTGGTCGATGG TTTGAGGACGTACTAACTGTCATTTTCATGTCCCACACTACGGTGGCTGCTATTGTTGCCATGATCTTGGATTCCACACTTACCCGAGAAAATGATCCAAATGGGAAGGACAGTGGCTTGCATTGGTGGAAGAAGTTTAGCTTATATGGTTCAGATGTTAGAAATGATGAATTCTATGCATTGCCATGCAGATTGAATAAGTTTTTCCCATCCCTTTAA
- the LOC107433657 gene encoding heptahelical transmembrane protein ADIPOR3 isoform X2: MRLLISGPVRAPSIMDLYSIQHLHDFVRAADLQKIPKDLMSCLPSLPNVSGLPKLKDITTSLSSGDFISSFSGWNVLEVLNNCLRDRFSYADQTDANVLHGVNMVAPMLIQPVTRWPFFAFLGGAMFCLLASSACHLLSCHSENLSYVMLRLDYAGIAALISTSFYPPVYYSFMCNPFFCYLYLGFITILGIGTMIFSLIPEFQKPRFRVFRTTLFFGMGMSGVAPIIHKLVLYHNKPEAIETAQYEVVMGVLYGLGALIYATRIPERWMPGKFDIAGHSHQLFHVLVVAGAYTHYQAGLIYLRWRDSQGC; this comes from the exons ATGAGACTCTTAATATCTGGAC CGGTGAGAGCTCCATCGATCATGGATCTTTATTCTATACAACATTTGCATGACTTTGTGAGAGCAGCTGATTTGCAGAAAATTCCTAAAGACCTAATGAGTTGCCTGCCTTCACTACCCAACGTGTCTGGTCTTCCTAAGCTAAAAGATATAACAACATCATTGTCTTCAGGGGATTTTATATCCTCATTTTCTGGTTGGAATGTACTTGAAGTTCTGAATAACTGTTTGCGTGATCGGTTTTCTTATGCAGATCAAACAGATGCCAATGTTCTG CATGGTGTAAACATGGTAGCTCCCATGTTGATCCAACCGGTCACAAGATGGCCCTTTTTTGCCTTCCTAGGAGGAGCCATGTTCTGCCTGCTAGCCAGCAGTGCATGCCACCTCCTTTCCTGCCACTCGGAGAACTTATCCTATGTAATGCTGAGACTCGACTATGCAGGCATTGCTGCACTTATCTCAACCTCCTTCTACCCTCCTGTCTACTACTCCTTTATGTGCAATCCTTTCTTTTGCTATCTCTACTTAGGATTCATAACAATACTAGGAATAGGCACCATGATTTTCTCCCTTATCCCAGAATTCCAGAAACCCAGATTCAGAGTCTTTCGCACTACTCTCTTCTTTGGGATGGGAATGTCGGGTGTGGCACCTATAATTCACAAGCTGGTTTTGTACCATAATAAGCCAGAGGCCATTGAGACCGCTCAATACGAGGTTGTAATGGGTGTCCTTTATGGGTTGGGAGCATTGATTTATGCTACGAGGATACCAGAGCGGTGGATGCCTGGAAAGTTTGATATTGCTGGCCACAGCCACCAGCTTTTCCATGTCTTGGTTGTGGCTGGAGCTTACACACATTATCAAGCCGGGTTAATCTATCTCAGATGGCGGGATTCGCAAGGATGTTAG
- the LOC107433657 gene encoding heptahelical transmembrane protein 4 isoform X1: MMGSRYENLIASSETFDYEYGGIVFSKEGKGKRLWKKLKYQLVEYHSLPGYLRDNEFILGYYRSEWPLKQVFLSIFSIHNETLNIWTHLIGFFLFLCLTAYTAVRAPSIMDLYSIQHLHDFVRAADLQKIPKDLMSCLPSLPNVSGLPKLKDITTSLSSGDFISSFSGWNVLEVLNNCLRDRFSYADQTDANVLHGVNMVAPMLIQPVTRWPFFAFLGGAMFCLLASSACHLLSCHSENLSYVMLRLDYAGIAALISTSFYPPVYYSFMCNPFFCYLYLGFITILGIGTMIFSLIPEFQKPRFRVFRTTLFFGMGMSGVAPIIHKLVLYHNKPEAIETAQYEVVMGVLYGLGALIYATRIPERWMPGKFDIAGHSHQLFHVLVVAGAYTHYQAGLIYLRWRDSQGC, encoded by the exons ATGATGGGAAGTCGCTATGAGAATCTGATTGCTTCATCTGAAACATTTGATTATGAATATGGAGGTATTGTCTTTTCAAAAGAAGGGAAGGGTAAGAGACTGTGGAAAAAACTGAAATATCAACTTGTTGAATACCACTCATTGCCTGGGTATCTGAGAGACAACGAGTTCATTCTGGGTTACTATCGGTCAGAATGGCCATTGAAGCAGGTTTTCCTCAGCATTTTCTCAATTCACAATGAGACTCTTAATATCTGGAC GCATTTGATtgggttttttcttttcctttgtttgACCGCGTACACAGCGGTGAGAGCTCCATCGATCATGGATCTTTATTCTATACAACATTTGCATGACTTTGTGAGAGCAGCTGATTTGCAGAAAATTCCTAAAGACCTAATGAGTTGCCTGCCTTCACTACCCAACGTGTCTGGTCTTCCTAAGCTAAAAGATATAACAACATCATTGTCTTCAGGGGATTTTATATCCTCATTTTCTGGTTGGAATGTACTTGAAGTTCTGAATAACTGTTTGCGTGATCGGTTTTCTTATGCAGATCAAACAGATGCCAATGTTCTG CATGGTGTAAACATGGTAGCTCCCATGTTGATCCAACCGGTCACAAGATGGCCCTTTTTTGCCTTCCTAGGAGGAGCCATGTTCTGCCTGCTAGCCAGCAGTGCATGCCACCTCCTTTCCTGCCACTCGGAGAACTTATCCTATGTAATGCTGAGACTCGACTATGCAGGCATTGCTGCACTTATCTCAACCTCCTTCTACCCTCCTGTCTACTACTCCTTTATGTGCAATCCTTTCTTTTGCTATCTCTACTTAGGATTCATAACAATACTAGGAATAGGCACCATGATTTTCTCCCTTATCCCAGAATTCCAGAAACCCAGATTCAGAGTCTTTCGCACTACTCTCTTCTTTGGGATGGGAATGTCGGGTGTGGCACCTATAATTCACAAGCTGGTTTTGTACCATAATAAGCCAGAGGCCATTGAGACCGCTCAATACGAGGTTGTAATGGGTGTCCTTTATGGGTTGGGAGCATTGATTTATGCTACGAGGATACCAGAGCGGTGGATGCCTGGAAAGTTTGATATTGCTGGCCACAGCCACCAGCTTTTCCATGTCTTGGTTGTGGCTGGAGCTTACACACATTATCAAGCCGGGTTAATCTATCTCAGATGGCGGGATTCGCAAGGATGTTAG
- the LOC107433705 gene encoding protein SOB FIVE-LIKE 5 isoform X1, with the protein MNISASECTSRCESGWTLYLDQSSISETQYQRDHGVLNYGKKGGVEVEEEEEEEEQDLSMVSDASSGPPHYHEDDEACFCEYGYSYSASGSAKKVKKNKMKEKCKNEQYSYLADTASSPVSKRKMKLSRNGALMENVTGYSESFSATHFKGKSALEKHFNFHSSLAKNSGSEEPGDEVLKTLLFFFNFLTNVQFCKNHTGKRR; encoded by the exons ATGAATATATCAGCATCGGAATGCACTAGTAGGTGTGAATCTGGTTGGACACTTTATCTGGACCAATCCTCCATTTCTGAAACTCAATACCAGAGAGATCATGGAGTTCTTAATTATGGAAAGAAAGGGGGTGtggaagtagaagaagaagaagaagaagaagaacaagatttATCCATGGTGTCTGATGCTTCTTCTGGACCTCCCCATTATCATGAAGATGATGAAGCTTGCTTTTGCGAATATGGGTATTCTTATTCTGCTTCTGGATcagccaagaaggtgaagaagAATAAGATGAAGGAGAAATGTAAAAATGAGCAGTATTCGTATCTAGCTGACACTGCTAGCTCCCCTGTCTCCAAG AGAAAAATGAAACTTTCAAGGAATGGAGCTTTGATGGAGAATGTAACAGGTTATTCTGAGAGTTTTTCAGCAACACATTTTAAG GGGAAATCTGCATTGGAGAAGCACTTCAATTTCCACTCCTCTCTGGCAAAAAATTCTGGTTCAGAAGAGCCAGGTGATGAAGTACTAaaaacattattgttttttttcaactttctcACCAATGTTCAGTTCTGTAAAAATCATACAGGGAAACGAag GTGA
- the LOC107433705 gene encoding protein SOB FIVE-LIKE 5 isoform X2, producing the protein MNISASECTSRCESGWTLYLDQSSISETQYQRDHGVLNYGKKGGVEVEEEEEEEEQDLSMVSDASSGPPHYHEDDEACFCEYGYSYSASGSAKKVKKNKMKEKCKNEQYSYLADTASSPVSKRKMKLSRNGALMENVTGYSESFSATHFKGKSALEKHFNFHSSLAKNSGSEEPGDFHGRNWE; encoded by the exons ATGAATATATCAGCATCGGAATGCACTAGTAGGTGTGAATCTGGTTGGACACTTTATCTGGACCAATCCTCCATTTCTGAAACTCAATACCAGAGAGATCATGGAGTTCTTAATTATGGAAAGAAAGGGGGTGtggaagtagaagaagaagaagaagaagaagaacaagatttATCCATGGTGTCTGATGCTTCTTCTGGACCTCCCCATTATCATGAAGATGATGAAGCTTGCTTTTGCGAATATGGGTATTCTTATTCTGCTTCTGGATcagccaagaaggtgaagaagAATAAGATGAAGGAGAAATGTAAAAATGAGCAGTATTCGTATCTAGCTGACACTGCTAGCTCCCCTGTCTCCAAG AGAAAAATGAAACTTTCAAGGAATGGAGCTTTGATGGAGAATGTAACAGGTTATTCTGAGAGTTTTTCAGCAACACATTTTAAG GGGAAATCTGCATTGGAGAAGCACTTCAATTTCCACTCCTCTCTGGCAAAAAATTCTGGTTCAGAAGAGCCAG GTGATTTTCATGGAAGAAATTGGGAATGA